In a single window of the Drosophila albomicans strain 15112-1751.03 chromosome 3, ASM965048v2, whole genome shotgun sequence genome:
- the LOC117568463 gene encoding probable serine/threonine-protein kinase DDB_G0278665 isoform X2, with product MGDFNIATSSLHALSTSASAQSSTEKHSPHTSPRLGRRSTTPSLMAVQNDLYAGGAPALSLPSTSNNCNGVANNSTQQQPQPSAPPAAAVISNGINSSNSSSNTQQKSTNRMSAPLMGSSVINSTYGQKLPSKTDNGNSSDAASISSYAILQNLQDAVGSGSSSGSSCSSSSSSTAVTVVAASTAAAVAPPLPPRKSPGVETPVKPNGSTPSSSKSIDNIQCSLDNVPPQTTAPPIPPHVSNSVDTLAEDLMRQQRISSSTTSPVLSLLDEMVVEVGPAETISGVIDTRPLEARGTLPKPSNSNSSSNHNTNTNSSNSNNSNNNGGSQDVASSHYTQLCTTTTSAAALAAAAALANGKKATLKQPAVATPVQQQQQQHHNNHHQPLLYANVTINQKDCGSVPYENINLEYIARLMNAGYSKENAITALGISRNNIEMAGDILREFVSKNSA from the coding sequence ATGGGCGACTTCAATATTGCCACCTCATCGCTGCATGCGTTGAGCACCTCGGCATCGGCACAATCCTCGACGGAGAAGCACAGTCCGCACACTTCGCCCCGCTTGGGCAGACGCAGCACCACGCCCAGCCTGATGGCCGTACAAAACGATCTCTATGCCGGCGGAGCGCCAGCATTAAGTTTGcccagcaccagcaacaattgcaatggcGTAGCCAACAACTCgacgcaacagcaaccacaaccaTCGGcgccgccagcagcagctgtgatCAGCAATGGCATCAACtcgagcaacagcagcagcaacacacaacaaaagtCGACGAATCGCATGAGTGCACCGCTGATGGGATCGAGTGTGATCAACTCGACGTATGGCCAGAAGTTGCCCAGCAAAACggacaatggcaacagcagcgatgCCGCCTCCATTAGCTCCTATGCCATACTCCAAAATCTTCAAGATGCCGTCGGCTCTGGCTCGAGTTCCGGCTCAAGTTGCAGCTCCAGCTCAAGCTCAACAGCTGTCACAGTTGtggcagcatcaacagccgctGCTGTGGCGCCTCCATTGCCGCCACGTAAGTCACCCGGCGTGGAGACGCCCGTGAAGCCAAATGGCAGCACACCGTCGAGCAGCAAGAGCATCGACAACATCCAGTGTAGTCTGGACAATGTGCCGCCGCAGACAACGGCGCCGCCGATACCGCCGCATGTGAGCAACAGCGTCGATACGCTGGCCGAGGATTTGATGCGACAGCAACGCATCTCGAGCAGCACCACATCGCCGGTGTTGTCGCTGCTCGACGAGATGGTCGTTGAGGTGGGACCTGCAGAGACCATTAGCGGTGTGATTGACACGCGTCCGTTGGAGGCACGCGGCACATTGCCCAAGcccagcaatagcaacagcagcagcaaccacaacaccaacaccaacagcagcaatagcaacaacagcaacaacaatggtgGATCACAAGATGTGGCCAGTTCGCATTATACACAGCtgtgtacaacaacaacaagtgctgcagctttggcagctgctgctgccttggcCAACGGAAAGAAGGCAACACTGAAGCAACCCGCAGTTGCAACTCctgtgcaacagcagcagcagcaacatcacaaTAATCATCATCAGCCGTTGCTCTATGCGAATGTGACGATCAATCAAAAAGACTGCGGCTCCGTGCCCTATGAGAATATCAATTTGGAGTACATTGCGCGCTTGATGAACGCCGGCTACTCCAAGGAGAATGCGATCACAGCGCTGGGAATATCGCGGAACAACATCGAAATGGCTGGCGATATACTCCGTGAGTTTGTCTCCAAGAACAGCGCCTAA